A part of Tachyglossus aculeatus isolate mTacAcu1 chromosome X3, mTacAcu1.pri, whole genome shotgun sequence genomic DNA contains:
- the SERPINB5 gene encoding serpin B5 codes for MDALRVANTAFAVDMFKEMCTKNKTGNVLFSPLCLSTSLSLAQVGTKGDTADEMGKVLHFENVKDVPFGFQTVTSDVNKLSSFYSLKLIKRLYLDKSLSPSTEFVSSTKRPYANEMETVDFKEKLEETKEQINKSMKDLTDGHFENILAESNVTDQTKILMVNAAYFIGKWMKKFPESETKECPFRINKTDSKPVQMMNMEATFCMGNVKDIDCKIIEVPFQNKHLSMLILLPQDVEDGTTGLEKVEKQLSSETLLDWTNPSMMANAKVKLSIPKFKVDTMFGPQAALEKLGMTKAFDTSAADFSGLTEVKGAALSPVVHGAMLEITEDGGESIEVPGSRILQHKDEFKADHPFIYIIRHNKTRNIVFFGKFCSP; via the exons ATGGATGCTCTGCGAGTGGCCAACACAGCCTTTGCAGTTGACATGTTCAAGGAGATGTGTACCAAGAATAAGACTGGGAATGTGCTGTTCTCTCCACTCTGCCTCTCGACGTCCCTGTCTCTGGCTCAAGTGGGCACCAAAGGAGACACGGCAGATGAGATGGGAAAG GTCCTTCATTTTGAAAATGTCAAAGACGTGCCTTTTGGGTTCCAGACTGTAACGTCCGATGTAAACAAACTCAGTTCCTTCTACTCGCTGAAGTTAATCAAACGCCTCTACTTGGACAAGTCTCTCAGCCCTTCCACG GAGTTTGTCAGTTCCACAAAGAGGCCCTATGCAAACGAAATGGAAACTGTGGACTTTAAAGAAAAATTGGAAGAAACCAAAGAGCAGATCAATAAATCGATGAAGGACCTCACAGATG GGCACTTTGAGAACATCTTGGCTGAGAGTAATGTGACTGACCAGACTAAGATCCTAATGGTGAATGCAGCCTATTTCATAGGAAAATGGATGAAGAAATTTCCCGAATCGGAAACCAAAGAGTGCCCTTTCCGAATAAACAAG ACAGACAGCAAACCGGTGCAGATGATGAATATGGAAGCGACTTTCTGCATGGGCAATGTCAAGGACATAGACTGCAAGATCATAGAAGTCCCCTTCCAAAACAAACACCTGAGCATGCTCATTCTGCTCCCCCAAGATGTGGAGGATGGCACCACGGGCTTGGAGAAG gtTGAAAAGCAGCTCAGCTCGGAGACCCTGCTGGACTGGACCAACCCCAGCATGATGGCCAATGCCAAGGTCAAACTGTCCATCCCCAAATTTAAGGTGGACACGATGTTTGGTCCTCAGGCAGCCCTGGAGAAGCTGGGGATGACCAAGGCCTTTGACACCTCTGCTGCCGATTTCTCAGGGCTGACAGAGGTCAAGGGGGCTGCTCTGTCCCCAGTGGTCCATGGGGCTATGCTGGAGATCACTGAGGACGGGGGTGAATCTATCGAAGTCCCTGGCTCCCGGATTCTGCAGCACAAAGATGAGTTCAAGGCCGACCACCCCTTCATCTACATCATCAGGCACAACAAGACGCGCAACATTGTCTTCTTCGGGAAGTTCTGCTCTCCCTAA